One genomic segment of Corvus moneduloides isolate bCorMon1 chromosome 23, bCorMon1.pri, whole genome shotgun sequence includes these proteins:
- the KHDRBS1 gene encoding KH domain-containing, RNA-binding, signal transduction-associated protein 1: MQRRDDPAGRLSRGQGPGGRAPQPPRRPPRGGGARGAASGAQPPPGGAAAAGGASGQGGSGTSAPLAGGKMEPENKYLPELMAEKDSLDPSFTHAMQLLTAEIEKIQKGEPTKKDEEENYLDLFSHKNMKLKERVLIPVKQYPKFNFVGKILGPQGNTIKRLQEETGAKISVLGKGSMRDKAKEEELRKGGDPKYAHLNMDLHVFIEVFGPPCEAYALMAHAMEEVKKFLVPDMMDDICQEQFLELSYLNGVPEPNRGRGVPGRGRGAAPPPPPPVPRGRGVGPPPPPPPPPPPPRGALVRGAPVRGGIARGATLARGVPPPPAVRGAPAPRARAAGIQRIPLPPPPAPETYEEYGYDDTYADQSYEGYEGYYSQGQGDTEYYDYGHGEPQETYEAYGQDDWNGTRPSLKAPPARPVKGGYREHPYGRY, encoded by the exons ATGCAGCGCCGCGACGACCCCGCCGGCCGCCTGTCGCGGGGGCAGGGACCCGGCGGCCGcgcgccgcagccgccgcgcCGGCCGCCCCGTGGCGGAGGGGCCCGCGGGGCCGCGAGTGGGGCGCAGCCGCCGCCCGGTGGGGCcgcggcggccggcggggccTCAGGGCAGGGGGGCTCTGGTACTTCGGCCCCGCTGGCTGGCGGCAAGATGGAGCCCGAGAACAAGTACCTGCCCGAGCTGATGGCTGAGAAGGACAGCCTGGACCCGTCCTTCACGCACGCCATGCAGCTCCTCACCGCAG aaattgaaaaaattcagaagggGGAGCCAACAAAGAAGGATGAGGAAGAGAACTACCTGGATTTATTTTCCCACAAGAATATGAAACTGAAAGAACGAGTTCTGATCCCTGTCAAACAGTACCCCAAG tTCAACTTCGTTGGGAAGATTTTGGGACCTCAAGGCAACACCATTAAAAGACTTCAGGAAGAAACTGGTGCTAAAATCTCCGTGCTGGGGAAGGGTTCAATGAGAGATAAAGCCAAG GAGGAAGAGCTCCGCAAAGGGGGAGATCCCAAATACGCCCATCTCAACATGGATTTGCACGTCTTCATCGAGGTTTTTGGGCCCCCCTGCGAGGCCTACGCCCTCATGGCCCACGCCATGGAGGAGGTCAAGAAATTCCTCGTCCCA gatatgATGGATGATATCTGCCAGGAGCAGTTCCTGGAGCTCTCCTATCTCAACGGGGTCCCGGAGCCCAACCGCGGCCGAGGCGTCCctgggcggggccggggagcaGCCCCACCTCCCCCTCCACCCGTTCCAAG ggGCCGTGGGGTTggtcctccccctcctcctcctcctcctcccccccccccacggGGGGCCCTGGTTCGAGGAGCCCCCGTGCGCGGGGGCATCGCCCGGGGGGCCACGCTGGCCCGGGGGGTGCCCCCTCCCCCGGCGGTGCGGGGCGCTCCGGCCCCGCGGGCACGGGCAGCTGGCATCCAGAGGATACCCCTGCCCCCTCCACCCGCACCTGAGACCTACGAGGAATAC GGCTACGATGACACGTACGCAGACCAGAGCTACGAGGGGTACGAGGGCTACTACAGCCAGGGCCAAGG GGACACAGAATATTATGATTATGGACATGGGGAGCCACAGGAAACCTATGAAGCTTATG gCCAAGATGACTGGAATGGAACCCGGCCCTCCCTGAAGGCCCCTCCGGCCAGGCCAGTGAAGGGGGGCTACAGAGAGCACCCCTATGGACGCtactaa